A genomic segment from Curtobacterium sp. MCSS17_007 encodes:
- the ndk gene encoding nucleoside-diphosphate kinase codes for MSDLEETLVLVKPDGVARQLTGEVLRRIETKGYEIVDLKMVTASRELLDSHYEEHQGKPFFEPLVEFMQSGPVVAVRVAGNGVIAGFRSLAGTTDPTSAAPGTIRGDLGRDWGLKVQQNLVHGSDSPESAARELALWFA; via the coding sequence GTGTCCGATCTCGAAGAGACCCTCGTCCTCGTCAAGCCCGACGGCGTCGCCCGCCAGCTCACCGGAGAGGTCCTCCGTCGCATCGAGACCAAGGGCTACGAGATCGTCGACCTCAAGATGGTCACGGCGTCGCGTGAGCTGCTCGACTCCCACTACGAGGAGCACCAGGGCAAGCCGTTCTTCGAGCCGCTCGTCGAGTTCATGCAGTCCGGTCCGGTCGTCGCCGTGCGCGTCGCGGGCAACGGTGTCATCGCGGGCTTCCGCTCGCTCGCCGGCACCACGGACCCGACCTCGGCCGCCCCGGGCACCATCCGCGGTGACCTCGGTCGCGACTGGGGCCTGAAGGTGCAGCAGAACCTCGTGCACGGCTCGGACTCCCCGGAGTCGGCCGCACGCGAGCTCGCCCTCTGGTTCGCCTGA
- the ileS gene encoding isoleucine--tRNA ligase, with translation MRYPLNSDADGVTPSPSFPAVEQGILAFWKGDDTFQASIDQREGCTEWTFYDGPPFANGLPHYGHLLTGYAKDVFPRYQTMRGKQVHRRFGWDTHGLPAELEAMRQLGITEKHEIDDMGVDVFNAAAKKSVLQYTDEWQAYVTRQARWVDFEDDYKTLDVTFMESVLWAWKQLWDKGLAYEGFRVLPYCWNDQTPLSNHELRMDDDVYKMRQDQSVTVVFPLQGARAAELGLEGVRALAWTTTPWTLPTNAALAVGPEIAYAVVPAGPGGAADGGDAGSARYLLAADTVAAHAKDLGYESADDALAAVLRTVAGAELDGVAYERLFDFLADAEGYEHAWRILVAEYVETGEGTGIVHQAPAYGAEDQEVCAAAGIPVVLSLDEGGLFTTQFGDVAGMLWSDANKPLTKAVRESGRLLRQASYEHSYPHCWRCRKPLIYKAVSSWFVRVTEFRDRMGELNQDINWVPDNVKDGQFGKWVGNAIDWSVSRNRYFGTPIPVWVSDDPAYPRQDVYGSLEELERDFGRLPTNADGEVDLHRPFIDELTRPNPDDPTGQSTMRRISDVFDVWFDSGSMPYAQVHYPFENREWFEEHSPADFIVEYIGQTRGWFYVMHALSTALFDRPAFRNVISHGIVLGSDGQKMSKSLRNYPDVSEVFDRDGADAMRWFLMSSSVIRGGNLVVTEEGIRQGVREFLLPLWSTYYFFTLYANASGESGYQATRRADSTDVLDRYLLAKTRVLVEDVTTHLDALDTPLAAQAVRDFADVLTNWYVRRSRDKFWLGAESSPDARAAFDTLYTVLETLTRVAAPLAPLVTEEVWKGLTGGRSVHLQDFPDADEFPADDALVAAMDRVRDVASKGLALRKATGKRVRLPLATLTLVVPDPAAIEPFADILRDELNVKQVVLEQQEESSLGRYGIERKLTVNARAAGPRIGGQVQQVIPAAKKGDWVATESGVTVGGVDLVEGEYTLDLTVADDSVAVAFLDGGGFAVLDTVTTPELEAEGLARDVVRAVQQARRDADLDVSDRIALTLRVSDDAEGAVRTHEQLIAGETLATSVEVTTTTFAPGEGSDVGDGAKVSVEVARA, from the coding sequence GTGCGCTACCCGCTCAACTCCGATGCCGACGGCGTCACGCCGTCCCCGTCCTTCCCCGCCGTCGAGCAGGGGATCCTCGCCTTCTGGAAGGGCGACGACACCTTCCAGGCGTCGATCGACCAGCGCGAGGGCTGCACCGAGTGGACGTTCTACGACGGCCCGCCCTTCGCGAACGGCCTGCCGCACTACGGCCACCTGCTGACCGGGTACGCGAAGGACGTCTTCCCGCGCTACCAGACCATGCGCGGCAAGCAGGTGCACCGCCGGTTCGGGTGGGACACCCACGGGCTGCCCGCCGAGCTCGAGGCCATGCGCCAGCTCGGCATCACCGAGAAGCACGAGATCGACGACATGGGCGTCGACGTGTTCAACGCGGCGGCCAAGAAGTCCGTGCTGCAGTACACCGACGAGTGGCAGGCGTACGTCACCCGTCAGGCGCGCTGGGTCGACTTCGAGGACGACTACAAGACGCTCGACGTCACCTTCATGGAGAGCGTGCTGTGGGCGTGGAAGCAGCTCTGGGACAAGGGGCTGGCGTACGAGGGCTTCCGGGTCCTGCCGTACTGCTGGAACGACCAGACGCCGCTGTCGAACCACGAGCTGCGCATGGACGACGACGTCTACAAGATGCGCCAGGACCAGTCGGTCACGGTCGTCTTCCCGCTGCAGGGCGCCCGCGCCGCCGAGCTCGGGCTCGAGGGCGTCCGTGCGCTCGCCTGGACGACGACCCCGTGGACGCTGCCGACGAACGCGGCGCTCGCGGTCGGTCCGGAGATCGCCTACGCGGTCGTGCCGGCCGGGCCGGGAGGCGCGGCTGACGGTGGCGACGCCGGCTCGGCTCGCTACCTGCTCGCCGCGGACACCGTGGCCGCCCACGCGAAGGACCTCGGCTACGAGTCGGCCGACGACGCGCTCGCCGCCGTGCTCCGCACGGTCGCCGGCGCCGAGCTCGACGGTGTCGCGTACGAGCGCCTGTTCGACTTCCTCGCGGACGCCGAGGGCTACGAGCACGCGTGGCGCATCCTCGTCGCCGAGTACGTCGAGACGGGCGAGGGCACGGGCATCGTGCACCAGGCCCCGGCGTACGGTGCCGAAGACCAGGAGGTCTGCGCGGCCGCCGGCATCCCGGTCGTGCTGTCCCTCGACGAGGGCGGTCTCTTCACGACGCAGTTCGGCGACGTGGCCGGCATGCTCTGGTCCGACGCCAACAAGCCGCTGACGAAGGCCGTGCGCGAGTCGGGCCGGCTCCTCCGCCAGGCGTCCTACGAGCACAGCTACCCGCACTGCTGGCGCTGCCGCAAGCCGCTCATCTACAAGGCGGTCTCGTCGTGGTTCGTCCGCGTCACCGAGTTCCGCGACCGCATGGGCGAGCTCAACCAGGACATCAACTGGGTGCCGGACAACGTCAAGGACGGCCAGTTCGGCAAGTGGGTCGGCAACGCGATCGACTGGTCGGTCTCCCGCAACCGCTACTTCGGCACCCCGATCCCGGTGTGGGTGTCCGACGACCCGGCGTACCCGCGTCAGGACGTCTACGGCTCGCTCGAGGAGCTCGAGCGTGACTTCGGCCGCCTGCCGACGAACGCCGACGGCGAGGTCGACCTGCACCGTCCGTTCATCGACGAGCTGACGCGCCCGAACCCCGACGACCCGACCGGGCAGTCAACCATGCGCCGCATCTCGGACGTGTTCGACGTCTGGTTCGACTCCGGCTCGATGCCGTACGCCCAGGTGCACTACCCGTTCGAGAACCGCGAGTGGTTCGAGGAGCACAGCCCTGCGGACTTCATCGTCGAGTACATCGGGCAGACCCGCGGCTGGTTCTACGTCATGCACGCGCTGTCCACCGCGCTGTTCGACCGCCCGGCGTTCCGGAACGTCATCAGCCACGGCATCGTGCTCGGCTCGGACGGCCAGAAGATGTCGAAGAGCCTGCGGAACTACCCGGACGTCTCCGAGGTGTTCGACCGCGACGGCGCCGACGCCATGCGCTGGTTCCTCATGTCGTCGTCGGTGATCCGCGGCGGCAACCTCGTCGTGACCGAGGAGGGCATCCGCCAGGGCGTCCGCGAGTTCCTGCTGCCGCTGTGGTCGACGTACTACTTCTTCACCCTCTACGCCAACGCGTCGGGGGAGAGCGGCTACCAGGCCACCCGTCGCGCCGACAGCACCGACGTGCTCGACCGCTACCTGCTCGCGAAGACCCGCGTGCTCGTCGAGGACGTCACGACGCACCTCGACGCGCTCGACACCCCGCTCGCCGCGCAGGCCGTGCGGGACTTCGCCGACGTGCTGACGAACTGGTACGTCCGTCGGTCGCGCGACAAGTTCTGGCTCGGCGCGGAGTCCTCGCCCGATGCCCGAGCGGCGTTCGACACGCTGTACACCGTGCTCGAGACGCTCACCCGCGTCGCCGCACCGCTCGCACCGCTCGTCACCGAGGAGGTCTGGAAGGGTCTCACCGGCGGGCGCAGCGTGCACCTGCAGGACTTCCCGGACGCCGACGAGTTCCCCGCGGACGACGCCCTCGTCGCCGCGATGGACCGCGTGCGCGACGTCGCGTCGAAGGGCCTCGCGCTCCGCAAGGCCACCGGCAAGCGCGTCCGGCTGCCGCTCGCGACGCTGACGCTCGTCGTGCCGGACCCCGCCGCGATCGAGCCGTTCGCGGACATCCTCCGCGACGAGCTCAACGTCAAGCAGGTCGTGCTCGAGCAGCAGGAGGAGTCCTCGCTCGGCCGCTACGGCATCGAGCGCAAGCTCACCGTCAACGCCCGTGCCGCCGGTCCGCGCATCGGCGGGCAGGTGCAGCAGGTGATCCCGGCCGCCAAGAAGGGCGACTGGGTCGCGACCGAGTCCGGCGTGACCGTCGGCGGTGTCGACCTCGTCGAGGGCGAGTACACGCTCGACCTCACCGTGGCGGACGACTCCGTCGCGGTGGCGTTCCTCGACGGCGGCGGCTTCGCGGTGCTCGACACCGTCACGACCCCGGAGCTCGAGGCCGAGGGGCTCGCCCGTGACGTCGTGCGCGCCGTGCAGCAGGCCCGCCGTGACGCCGACCTCGACGTCAGCGACCGGATCGCCCTGACGCTCCGGGTGTCCGACGACGCTGAGGGCGCCGTCCGCACGCACGAGCAGCTGATCGCGGGGGAGACCCTGGCGACGAGCGTCGAGGTGACCACGACGACGTTCGCTCCCGGCGAGGGCTCGGACGTCGGCGACGGTGCGAAGGTGTCCGTGGAGGTGGCACGCGCATGA
- a CDS encoding folylpolyglutamate synthase/dihydrofolate synthase family protein, which yields MSDSEQYDDHDGIEDLGPLDDTAGVRIPVGPSGDQAPTEALPYGGDDDEVRRVEAALYARIGEQAPERRLTATRRAVELLGDPHLAYPVIHVTGTNGKTSTARMTESIVRAHGLRTGLMTSPHLVSIRERIVIDGEPIAADRFVENWDDITPILEMTDQELTAKGEQPLTFFEALTVLALACFAEAPVDVAVIEVGMGGEWDSTNVVQSQVQVITPVAIDHAKQLGSTVAEIARTKSGIIKPSSSVVSSAQTPEALAELERAAELTESTLAVEGTGFSVVSDTPAVGGQLVTVQGIAGRYDDLFVPLFGQHQAHNAAVAIAAVESFLGRGSQALDEDVLSEGLAAATSPGRLQPIAQEPTVVVDAAHNPHGARALAEALPVAFPSEHVVGVVGILGDKDARGFVRALKDTVQTFVVTQPPGDRALDADAFARIVVAEVGEDRVVVEPSLEQALQEARDLADEADAEDALVLVAGSIVMVGKVMDLVHAEGGAE from the coding sequence ATGAGCGACAGCGAGCAGTACGACGACCACGACGGCATCGAGGACCTCGGTCCGCTCGACGACACGGCCGGGGTCCGCATCCCGGTCGGGCCGTCCGGCGACCAGGCCCCGACCGAGGCCCTGCCGTACGGCGGGGACGACGACGAGGTCCGCCGGGTCGAGGCGGCGCTCTACGCCCGCATCGGCGAGCAGGCGCCCGAGCGCCGGCTGACCGCCACCCGTCGCGCGGTCGAGCTCCTCGGCGACCCGCACCTGGCCTACCCGGTCATCCACGTCACCGGCACGAACGGCAAGACGTCGACCGCGCGCATGACCGAGAGCATCGTCCGCGCGCACGGACTCCGCACCGGCCTGATGACGAGCCCGCACCTGGTGTCGATCCGGGAGCGCATCGTCATCGACGGCGAGCCGATCGCGGCGGACCGCTTCGTCGAGAACTGGGACGACATCACCCCGATCCTCGAGATGACGGACCAGGAGCTCACCGCCAAGGGTGAGCAGCCGCTGACCTTCTTCGAGGCGCTGACCGTCCTCGCGCTGGCGTGCTTCGCCGAGGCGCCGGTGGACGTCGCCGTCATCGAGGTCGGCATGGGCGGCGAGTGGGACTCCACCAACGTCGTGCAGAGCCAGGTGCAGGTGATCACCCCCGTCGCGATCGACCACGCCAAGCAGCTCGGGTCGACCGTCGCCGAGATCGCCCGGACCAAGTCCGGCATCATCAAGCCGTCCTCGTCGGTGGTGTCGAGCGCGCAGACGCCCGAGGCCCTCGCCGAGCTCGAGCGCGCTGCGGAACTCACCGAGTCGACGCTCGCGGTCGAGGGCACCGGGTTCTCCGTCGTGTCGGACACCCCGGCCGTCGGCGGCCAGCTCGTCACCGTGCAGGGCATCGCCGGGCGCTACGACGACCTGTTCGTGCCGCTCTTCGGCCAGCACCAGGCGCACAACGCCGCCGTCGCGATCGCCGCGGTCGAGTCGTTCCTCGGACGCGGGTCGCAGGCCCTCGACGAGGACGTCCTGTCCGAGGGTCTCGCCGCTGCGACGAGTCCCGGACGCCTGCAGCCGATCGCGCAGGAGCCGACCGTCGTGGTCGACGCCGCGCACAACCCGCACGGAGCGCGCGCCCTGGCCGAGGCGCTGCCGGTCGCGTTCCCGTCCGAGCACGTCGTCGGCGTGGTCGGGATCCTCGGCGACAAGGACGCCCGCGGCTTCGTCCGTGCGCTGAAGGACACCGTGCAGACGTTCGTCGTCACGCAGCCACCGGGGGACCGCGCCCTCGACGCCGACGCGTTCGCCCGCATCGTCGTCGCCGAGGTCGGCGAGGACCGCGTGGTCGTCGAGCCCTCGCTCGAGCAGGCACTGCAGGAGGCCCGTGACCTCGCGGACGAGGCGGACGCAGAGGACGCCCTCGTGCTCGTCGCCGGCTCCATCGTGATGGTGGGCAAGGTCATGGACCTGGTCCACGCGGAAGGCGGTGCCGAGTGA
- a CDS encoding DUF4233 domain-containing protein, translating into MTDAPRASRPGRQPRVRKPRPQRGARESLLSITLGLEAVMFFFPMLVVYGKGTLPPLAAFGGGILAIIVLAAASRLTGKPAGVWFGWLLQAAILATGFIEPFMFAVGAVFLALWVFCFVKGGQLDRQNAAFRAAQAED; encoded by the coding sequence GTGACGGACGCACCACGCGCCTCCCGACCGGGCCGCCAGCCGCGCGTGCGGAAGCCGCGTCCGCAGCGCGGCGCCCGCGAGAGCCTGCTGTCGATCACGCTCGGACTCGAAGCGGTCATGTTCTTCTTCCCGATGCTCGTCGTCTACGGGAAGGGCACGCTGCCGCCCCTCGCGGCGTTCGGCGGGGGCATCCTGGCGATCATCGTCCTCGCAGCTGCCTCACGCCTGACGGGCAAGCCGGCCGGTGTATGGTTCGGGTGGCTGCTGCAGGCGGCCATCCTCGCCACCGGGTTCATCGAACCGTTCATGTTCGCGGTCGGCGCGGTGTTCCTGGCGCTGTGGGTGTTCTGCTTCGTCAAGGGCGGTCAGCTCGACCGGCAGAACGCCGCGTTCCGGGCCGCTCAGGCCGAGGACTGA
- a CDS encoding TetR/AcrR family transcriptional regulator produces MDETMRRGGRPRRSSAEVLADAAAELFLEQGYARTTVDHIAARAGVSRATFFNYFGAKSDVLWLELDAAVADIPAFLAASTEPSPVRAVEEALVAAARAHDPERVPWAIAQAEVMDIGTELVASVAARVMAQHGAVSAFVGARTGEHPTSLWPQTVSGALLGAAAAAFGVWVADGVGRRSLVEYVAAALTPVAAGLDAR; encoded by the coding sequence ATGGACGAGACGATGCGCCGCGGTGGCCGCCCCCGACGCTCGAGCGCCGAGGTCCTCGCCGACGCGGCCGCCGAGCTGTTCCTCGAGCAGGGGTACGCGCGGACGACCGTGGACCACATCGCCGCGCGGGCGGGGGTGAGCCGGGCCACCTTCTTCAACTACTTCGGCGCGAAGTCCGACGTGCTCTGGCTCGAGCTCGATGCCGCGGTCGCCGACATCCCCGCGTTCCTCGCTGCGTCCACGGAGCCGAGCCCGGTGCGGGCCGTCGAGGAGGCCCTGGTCGCCGCCGCCCGCGCGCACGACCCGGAGCGGGTGCCGTGGGCGATCGCGCAGGCCGAGGTCATGGACATCGGGACGGAACTCGTCGCGAGCGTCGCTGCTCGGGTGATGGCGCAGCACGGGGCGGTCTCGGCGTTCGTCGGGGCCCGGACGGGGGAGCACCCGACGTCGCTCTGGCCGCAGACCGTGTCCGGTGCGCTGCTCGGGGCAGCCGCCGCTGCGTTCGGGGTCTGGGTGGCGGACGGTGTCGGGCGCCGGTCGCTCGTCGAGTACGTCGCCGCGGCGCTCACGCCCGTGGCCGCCGGGCTCGACGCCCGCTGA
- a CDS encoding ABC transporter substrate-binding protein, with protein sequence MILDRVQQTRTRAQRTLAGAAGATAVLLALTACTGGGTATSDSTPVSGGTLTYASGDAEPTCLDPHVGGNYPQALLSTQYIEMLTGLDREGQPTPALATGWTTSDDGQTLTLDLRKDVTFSDGTPFDADAVVANIQHVQDPATASSTGYLALQSITKATATDEHTVTLTLSRPDSALLESFSQPWVGMESPKALQRPQATNCASPVGTGPFTVTKWQRGDRITLTKNDDHTPLSGSTKPRLDGITWRFLPDSTSRYAALQAGQVDVIDNAQPDQLESASTKGAIRDLDAPRPGASNRLELNSGHGVFRDEAVRKAFIAGAEIDPGLQSLFLGTAKRSYSVLSSVEPDGYSDPALFEYSPSTAKRLLDRAGWKVGSDGVREKDGQRLTVTFPVSTNQSVPAERSLFQQVQASEKAVGFDVRLEELDLSSWYAALAANEYDVVSAPYTKVGPDVLRILYDSASIEPAPSGYFANLAQLDDPTVDDLLRRAARTSDADERGTLYRQAQQRILASGTVLPLYDQQNHFLYRSAVHGIETTSVSTPWFGTAWIAR encoded by the coding sequence ATGATCTTGGACCGAGTACAACAAACCCGAACCCGCGCGCAGCGCACCCTCGCCGGCGCTGCGGGAGCCACCGCGGTCCTGCTGGCCCTGACCGCCTGCACCGGCGGCGGGACGGCCACGTCCGACAGCACGCCGGTCAGCGGCGGCACGCTCACCTACGCCTCCGGTGACGCCGAGCCGACCTGCCTCGACCCGCACGTCGGTGGCAACTACCCGCAGGCGCTGCTGTCGACGCAGTACATCGAGATGCTGACCGGGCTCGACCGGGAGGGGCAGCCGACGCCGGCGCTCGCGACGGGGTGGACGACGAGCGACGACGGGCAGACACTGACGCTCGACCTCCGCAAGGACGTGACGTTCTCCGACGGCACTCCGTTCGACGCGGACGCGGTCGTCGCGAACATCCAGCACGTGCAGGACCCGGCGACGGCATCGAGCACGGGCTACCTCGCACTGCAGTCGATCACGAAGGCCACCGCCACCGACGAGCACACCGTCACGCTCACCCTGAGCCGTCCGGACAGCGCGCTGCTCGAGTCCTTCTCGCAGCCCTGGGTCGGCATGGAGTCACCGAAGGCCCTGCAGCGCCCGCAGGCGACGAACTGCGCCTCCCCCGTCGGCACCGGCCCGTTCACCGTGACGAAGTGGCAGCGCGGCGATCGCATCACGCTGACGAAGAACGACGACCACACGCCGCTCTCCGGCTCGACGAAGCCTCGCCTCGACGGCATCACGTGGCGCTTCCTGCCCGACTCCACCTCGCGCTACGCGGCACTGCAGGCCGGTCAGGTCGACGTCATCGACAACGCCCAGCCCGACCAGTTGGAGAGCGCGTCCACGAAGGGCGCGATCCGCGACCTCGACGCCCCGCGGCCCGGCGCCTCGAACCGCCTCGAGCTGAACTCCGGGCACGGCGTCTTCCGCGACGAGGCCGTCCGCAAGGCGTTCATCGCCGGCGCCGAGATCGACCCGGGCCTGCAGAGCCTGTTCCTCGGCACCGCGAAGCGCTCGTACTCGGTGCTGTCCAGCGTCGAGCCCGACGGGTACTCCGACCCCGCGCTGTTCGAGTACTCCCCGAGCACGGCGAAGCGCCTGCTCGACCGGGCCGGCTGGAAGGTCGGCAGCGACGGGGTCCGCGAGAAGGACGGGCAGCGCCTCACCGTCACGTTCCCGGTCTCGACGAACCAGTCCGTGCCGGCCGAGCGCAGTCTGTTCCAGCAGGTCCAGGCCTCCGAGAAGGCCGTCGGGTTCGACGTCCGGCTCGAGGAGCTCGACCTGTCCAGCTGGTACGCCGCCCTGGCCGCGAACGAGTACGACGTCGTCAGCGCGCCGTACACGAAGGTCGGCCCGGACGTCCTCCGCATCCTGTACGACAGCGCGAGCATCGAGCCCGCACCGTCCGGCTACTTCGCGAACCTCGCCCAGCTCGACGACCCGACGGTGGACGACCTCCTCCGCCGTGCCGCCCGCACGAGCGACGCCGACGAACGCGGGACCCTGTACCGCCAGGCGCAGCAGCGGATCCTGGCGAGCGGGACGGTCCTGCCGCTGTACGACCAGCAGAACCACTTCCTGTACCGCTCGGCCGTCCACGGCATCGAGACCACCTCGGTCTCCACGCCCTGGTTCGGCACCGCGTGGATCGCACGCTGA
- a CDS encoding thioredoxin domain-containing protein has product MTNNDRPTKNERRQHAREIARQRADAERRRKRRNKWFLQGGIGLGIVAVAAIIAIVVVNVNSGGTTSAAGPKNMVTGGIQFTGGDGTITPVTTGAVSADGTPSPVATADSDGKVKVVEYVDWACPVCKQFEAAYADQITDFVKNGQATLEIHPVSILDRSYLGSRYASRAANAAMCVANYAPDKFLDVQTQFFEKQPEEGTKGLTNAEIADLVKAGGATGSDVSECLSNETYKGWVTKITNQVTSDPAVAGPQGFGTPTILVDGKRVSTLTDVVPTIEAAAK; this is encoded by the coding sequence ATGACGAACAACGACCGTCCCACCAAGAACGAGCGTCGTCAGCACGCGCGTGAGATCGCCCGCCAGCGGGCCGACGCCGAGAGGCGCCGCAAGCGCCGCAACAAGTGGTTCCTGCAGGGCGGCATCGGCCTGGGCATCGTGGCCGTCGCGGCGATCATCGCGATCGTCGTGGTGAACGTGAACAGCGGCGGCACCACCTCGGCCGCCGGCCCGAAGAACATGGTGACCGGCGGCATCCAGTTCACCGGAGGCGACGGCACGATCACGCCCGTCACGACCGGAGCGGTCTCGGCGGACGGCACCCCGTCGCCGGTCGCCACGGCGGACAGCGACGGCAAGGTCAAGGTCGTCGAGTACGTCGACTGGGCCTGCCCGGTCTGCAAGCAGTTCGAGGCCGCCTACGCCGACCAGATCACGGACTTCGTGAAGAACGGCCAGGCGACGCTCGAGATCCACCCGGTGTCGATCCTCGACCGCAGCTACCTCGGCTCGCGGTACGCCAGCCGTGCCGCGAACGCCGCCATGTGCGTCGCGAACTACGCGCCGGACAAGTTCCTCGACGTGCAGACGCAGTTCTTCGAGAAGCAGCCGGAAGAGGGCACGAAGGGCCTGACCAACGCCGAGATCGCCGACCTGGTGAAGGCCGGCGGGGCGACCGGTTCCGACGTGTCCGAGTGCCTGTCGAACGAGACGTACAAGGGCTGGGTGACGAAGATCACGAACCAGGTGACCTCGGACCCCGCGGTCGCCGGCCCGCAGGGCTTCGGCACGCCGACGATCCTGGTCGACGGCAAGCGCGTGAGCACCCTCACCGACGTCGTGCCGACCATCGAGGCCGCCGCGAAGTAA
- a CDS encoding vitamin K epoxide reductase family protein codes for MSTSATTPRRPIAMAVFLVVTGAVGLFAAFNLVLDEFAKYENPSKALSCDVSPFVNCSQVMTSWQGSLFGFPNPLLGVMGFVAPIAVGVMLLAGMRNGNRWFWILFNAGVFLAWVFVTWLFTQTVWVIGYLCPWCMLVWSVTIPMFWIFTTWNAAQGRFGAGVQRVGRALLPYSWALVLANYAVIVVCILIVFPRVLTTLPF; via the coding sequence GTGAGCACGAGTGCAACCACGCCCCGCCGCCCGATCGCGATGGCGGTCTTCCTCGTCGTCACCGGCGCGGTCGGCCTCTTCGCCGCGTTCAACCTCGTGCTCGACGAGTTCGCGAAGTACGAGAACCCGTCGAAGGCGCTCAGCTGCGACGTCAGCCCGTTCGTGAACTGCTCCCAGGTGATGACGAGCTGGCAGGGCTCGCTCTTCGGCTTCCCGAACCCGCTGCTCGGCGTCATGGGATTCGTCGCCCCGATCGCCGTGGGCGTCATGTTGCTCGCGGGGATGCGGAACGGCAACCGGTGGTTCTGGATCCTCTTCAACGCCGGGGTGTTCCTGGCGTGGGTCTTCGTCACCTGGCTCTTCACCCAGACCGTGTGGGTCATCGGGTACCTCTGCCCCTGGTGCATGCTCGTGTGGTCGGTGACGATCCCGATGTTCTGGATCTTCACCACCTGGAACGCTGCGCAGGGCCGCTTCGGCGCCGGGGTCCAGCGGGTCGGTCGCGCGCTGCTGCCCTACTCGTGGGCGCTCGTCCTGGCGAACTACGCGGTGATCGTGGTCTGCATCCTCATCGTCTTCCCTCGGGTGCTCACGACGCTCCCCTTCTGA